In Ananas comosus cultivar F153 linkage group 7, ASM154086v1, whole genome shotgun sequence, the sequence AATGTGACATTTCTCTTTTGATCCCAAACAAGGATTGTATTTAGTATACTTCTATCGCATTCTCCGGCACTACATTGTGAGACACCAAAAGATGGTGCAGTAAGCATTTGATGGTAAAGTTTTGCCACTGGTTGCGGACCCCTTGATTTTGTAATCTATGATCTGTCTGTGTTATTCTCAGTCACATAAAGCACCTTCCCGCATTTTAATTTCTGTGttgtatatttttgttattaatatCCATACACATAACCTCTTTAGCTCGGTCCCTGGCATTAGACTTTTTCATATTTGTGGATAGACATTTCTTGTGTTAACTGAGATCTTGTCAAAATGTGAGTTTGCAACAACAACCTGATAAAACTGGTGTTGAAATTCAAGTGAAGCTATCGTCAACTCAGTAGTTCGATGAAACATGCATGTGGCTAACCATGATATCGAGTAGAGATACCTTTTTATTTACGTAAGCCTTCTATTTATTGCTTCATGCAGCAATTCTGCTTGTGACATTTGGCTTCCACAATTATGGGAGTATCATGGATTCTTGCTTTTCCATGTATCATGCATTAAATTGGTAGCCGACAACGTAGAGCAACAATGAACAATCGGCAAGTCATCATGCTTTTATAAACTTGCACGTGGATGTTGAGTTTTTAAGTGTACTATGTTTAATTTTGTAGTTGATTTTTTAACAATAACAATTTATTATTGCTTGTTATTGTTATTTGGCTTTAGTGTGTTGGTAACATATGGAAATAAGCTCTTCAGTAATGTACGGTGGCGTAATTCTTGACTTACTAGATCCTACTTTGCTGGGAACTTTCATTGCTTAAACGTCCTCATGAATAATGTATAGCGTtaacattatatttatttaattcttaTGCTATTCTCTTTGGTAGAACACTTTTCTGGTATATTAGTTATTAAGTTTGCTTAGAAAATGTATTGAATATTCTTCACTATTTGCTTGTACGATTGTAGGAATGGGGACAAAGGTGGAGGGTAAAAGCTTCATGCCTGGATATTTTGCTATGGGAAAATTTAGTGTGGACGAAAATAGTTGTTATTCTCGATACGAGAATACAGTGAATGGGCAGATACATAATGGTTTCGTGCTCGGGCCAAACAATGGATATATGGGGTATGATAAAGAAATGTTGAAGCGCACAATGCTTGAACACGAAGCTATATTTAGAAAGCAGGTGAGCATTTTCATGTTGTTAGCGTGGACATCTACAGCCATTTGTTTCTGCAGAATTTCCTAAACGGCAAATGGCTTACATGTTCTGATGATTTGGTGCTCATTTGCCCTGGCTTTGGACAGATTCTCTACTCTAGGGAGTAAAAATTTCCGGAAAAATAGGCACTTCGCTAACAAAATTTCAGGAGCATTTGCTCTGACAGGGTCACAAGAAACTAAAATTAGTTTTGTGACCCatagcagaagcttcaaattagagACTCTCCTGCTGCAAAAAGCTCCTGAGTACATTTTACTGAAAGTGCTTCAAGCAGCACTTCTAAAGAAGCTTGAGACGGGCCAAGAAGGGCTCCATCGTTTACTTTGAGCAGTTTGTCTTCATAACTTGTTTGTTCTTTTCAAGTTTATTTGTTTCTTCACCCGCGTATgtgttttctttcatttttgacTTCTGAACTGTTATTGTTATGATCAGGTCTATGAACTTCACCGCCTTTATAGAATACAAAAGGATCTCATGGAAGAGTTCCAGAGGAAAGAGTTACACGGGTACTCAATACCAGCAGATACATCGCAATCAAACTCCATTACATCTCAAATGCTACACCTGCAGAATGCAAATGATAGATCACCCACCGTCGGTCCTGATCAGTGGAAACCTTATTTAAACTTCTTAAAAGAAAATTCCATTCAGTCCTGTCCAGATGGACTGCACTTGAATAAGGACAATCTTCAAGGGTTCACGAGAAAAATGTTTGACCTTCAACTTCCAGCCGATGCACGTATTGGCAACGATGGCTCCGAAatatttggaaagaaaaatgcTGCTGAGTCCTCATTTAAACCTATCATTCTTGTTGGCAAAATCAGTGGAAAAAATTCTAGAGATGATTTCAAGCTTTCTCTTGGTGCTAATGAGGGTCCTAGTTGCAAAGAAGACAGTTGGATCTCAGATTCTCAAACACCGCGCACTATAAATGGCCATAAAGTGGTTGATTTGAATGAAACTGTTGCAGATTCTGAAGGGGCTACAGATAATGCATCTATAGATTTTCTTGGTGTCAAAACTTATAATGCAAAGGATCAACTGAATTATCCATCAACAAGATCAAATGTAGATTTCTTGGGCCCACCAAGGTTCCTCGTCAAAGACAGGCATGCGAATAAAGGGACTAGTTCAAATTTCTTTGATGCAAATGAGGAAATTAGGCGGGATATATCATTCGTTAATAGTGGAAATGGTAAGACTTACCCTAGTAGAGTAGGTACTAACTGCTGCATTATTGTGCCCACTTTAGTTTGTTTTTGCTATGGTTCTTTTTATAAGCTGACATATTGAGAATACAGATTATCTTAATATTCAAGAGACTTTTTGTTGGGCAGAAAAGAACGCAGGCAATTGCTGACAAGTTTACATGCATTCATCTATTAGCTGCTCTTGTCAAGCAGAACATAAGAGAGCTTGCCACATAAAttgttaagaaaattattcCAGTTCTGTTGATCAAAACTGATTTTACTAGTGACAAGTATAACAGAAGCACAACTGAATTAAGGATGTTGATATGTCCTTAAAAATGTGTGATGCTTTTAACTTTATACATACTAAGGTTCTCTAAATTTATCATTATGTATAAATTTCCTAAAAGGTATGCTCTGATAGGgattgttttttctttatttcatcCGGTATAAATGAAAAGTTTATCATCTATGACTACTTAGATTAAATGGCTATTGAGTGTTTGTGGAATATAGAAGTAGACTTCTACTTAAGTTGTTGAATATATTTCAGTAATTGTTGTATCCTTCTGTTTCAAGTTCTAGCATACTCGTTATTTTCTGACGCATTCTATGAGTCAATGTCACATCCATGCTTTTTCCGACCTTAAAGTAATAGTCATGTTCAATCAACACAAACTTGAGATTTGCTTTTATTCTTGGCTAGTGAAAATAAAAGTTCcttcttatctttttttattttttatttttctcttttgatgtTATTGATTCATTCTCACAGGAAAAGGTACGAGCTGTAAGAACAGTTTTACCCCCAATAGCTGCAATGGTGAATTTGGAATTTCTTCTAAACTGATACATTTTAAGCTAAACCAACTAGATCAAGATAGTAAGGCGGCATGCCCCGCACAAAAACCAGCTGATAGCATTGGAGCTCCCGGAAGAAAGTGTTTCGCTATCCCGAACAACTTAATGGCTTCTTCCTCTGTTCTTCAGAAAGACCACTCAAACACTGCACCTCAATCAGTTCTATACTGGGCAAATTCCAAAAATGAAGTAAGCCACACTTCAGCAGCGGTCAAAGCATTTCCATGCCtcaattcatcaaatttggaaAGTAGTAATTCCAATGTATTTCACCAACAATCCGGCCTTTTTACCCAAAATTGGAAAAACTGTGAGGGTTTGTCTAATTTAAATAGCTATAATCATGGTCTTTCATTGGATTCAATTTCTGCAACAAATTTACAACACCTTTCAATGATTCGTCCTGAAGTGAACTATGGGTGCAATGAATCAATGGATTCAAGAAGGCCAAATATGGCATTGAGTTCCGTAAATGGTCATTCTGAGATGATGTCCAGCTCCAATGGAAATACTCGACAACTattgaagaaaaaggaaaatgtgTTCGGTCTTTCTGTCTGTAAGGCGCAGTTTCAGGATAAACAGTTTGGCTTGCCAAAGAATGAAACTTCTGATGAAACTGCTATGAGAATTCTCGGCTTTTCTGTTGGTGATAACATTCAGAAAAGTGCATTTTGTTCATCTAAATCCTCAAATGACTCTAACAACAGAAACAGGGAAAAAGATTATATACATGATGCTTGCTTCAATAAGCCACTGGCTGAAAGAGCTTTGGAAAAGAGCAGCATGACCCTCAGGATTTACATCGATCTGAATGATGAGTTACCATCAATGGACGATCCGAGTTCATCAGAGTTTTTGCCAGAAACCCAGAAAGCTGAAGGTAATGTCAATTTTCATCAGGAGTCTGTTGCATCGAGCAAACCAGACGGTTCACTGAAAAAAGTAAACTCTGATGATTCATTCGCCATATCAGCGGCGAAGAATCTTATTGCTATCTCAAAGGACATAGCATGTTTGCCATCTTTAGCTTCTCATTGTGACACCCTACAATGGTTTGCCGAGGTTGCTATATCAAGTAAAGAGAATTCGGGGATTCCATCCGTAGAAGATGACGATGAATTAGATTTATTTGAAACCATGACCTTGGAGCTTGAAGAAACTAAGATCGAGGACTACTTAAACCAGCCAAAAGCACCTGAATGTGAAAAAGGGGAGGAGACAGGTGCGGCTTCGCTCCTCTTTACAAGGACTAGGAGGGGCCGTGCGAGAAGGCGGCGGCAGCGAAGAGATTTTCAAAAGGATATTTTGCCGGGCCTTGTATCATTGGCCCGGAACGAAGTAACGGAGGATCTTCAAATGATCGGTGGGCTGATGAAAGCCTCGGGCCAATCATGGCAGTCAAGCTTAACAAGACGGGCCAGTCGAAATGGGCTGCAGGCAAAGGGAAGGAAGCAGTCTCGAAGCGTGGCTGTcgctgaagaagaagaagacattcAGATAAGCACTTCTGCGGTGTGGCCAAATTGTGCTGAGTTGGGCACTCAAGGGGCCAGTATTGTCGGGTGGGGAAGGACGACGAGGCGATGCCGTAGGCCGAGGTGTCCTCCGAGTAATTTGCCTACTGTTCCTCTAACTTGAAgtttacttctcttttttttttgccaaaaaatATTTGCTATACTTATGATGATGCAAAAGAGGGAATTGGCAGTAACAAAGTACAAATGGAGTATACAAATTGAGGACTCTGAGGTAAATATACTCATGAATGTACAT encodes:
- the LOC109713339 gene encoding uncharacterized protein LOC109713339 isoform X1, producing MGTKVEGKSFMPGYFAMGKFSVDENSCYSRYENTVNGQIHNGFVLGPNNGYMGYDKEMLKRTMLEHEAIFRKQVYELHRLYRIQKDLMEEFQRKELHGYSIPADTSQSNSITSQMLHLQNANDRSPTVGPDQWKPYLNFLKENSIQSCPDGLHLNKDNLQGFTRKMFDLQLPADARIGNDGSEIFGKKNAAESSFKPIILVGKISGKNSRDDFKLSLGANEGPSCKEDSWISDSQTPRTINGHKVVDLNETVADSEGATDNASIDFLGVKTYNAKDQLNYPSTRSNVDFLGPPRFLVKDRHANKGTSSNFFDANEEIRRDISFVNSGNGKGTSCKNSFTPNSCNGEFGISSKLIHFKLNQLDQDSKAACPAQKPADSIGAPGRKCFAIPNNLMASSSVLQKDHSNTAPQSVLYWANSKNEVSHTSAAVKAFPCLNSSNLESSNSNVFHQQSGLFTQNWKNCEGLSNLNSYNHGLSLDSISATNLQHLSMIRPEVNYGCNESMDSRRPNMALSSVNGHSEMMSSSNGNTRQLLKKKENVFGLSVCKAQFQDKQFGLPKNETSDETAMRILGFSVGDNIQKSAFCSSKSSNDSNNRNREKDYIHDACFNKPLAERALEKSSMTLRIYIDLNDELPSMDDPSSSEFLPETQKAEGNVNFHQESVASSKPDGSLKKVNSDDSFAISAAKNLIAISKDIACLPSLASHCDTLQWFAEVAISSKENSGIPSVEDDDELDLFETMTLELEETKIEDYLNQPKAPECEKGEETGAASLLFTRTRRGRARRRRQRRDFQKDILPGLVSLARNEVTEDLQMIGGLMKASGQSWQSSLTRRASRNGLQAKGRKQSRSVAVAEEEEDIQISTSAVWPNCAELGTQGASIVGWGRTTRRCRRPRCPPSNLPTVPLT
- the LOC109713339 gene encoding uncharacterized protein LOC109713339 isoform X2 encodes the protein MEEFQRKELHGYSIPADTSQSNSITSQMLHLQNANDRSPTVGPDQWKPYLNFLKENSIQSCPDGLHLNKDNLQGFTRKMFDLQLPADARIGNDGSEIFGKKNAAESSFKPIILVGKISGKNSRDDFKLSLGANEGPSCKEDSWISDSQTPRTINGHKVVDLNETVADSEGATDNASIDFLGVKTYNAKDQLNYPSTRSNVDFLGPPRFLVKDRHANKGTSSNFFDANEEIRRDISFVNSGNGKGTSCKNSFTPNSCNGEFGISSKLIHFKLNQLDQDSKAACPAQKPADSIGAPGRKCFAIPNNLMASSSVLQKDHSNTAPQSVLYWANSKNEVSHTSAAVKAFPCLNSSNLESSNSNVFHQQSGLFTQNWKNCEGLSNLNSYNHGLSLDSISATNLQHLSMIRPEVNYGCNESMDSRRPNMALSSVNGHSEMMSSSNGNTRQLLKKKENVFGLSVCKAQFQDKQFGLPKNETSDETAMRILGFSVGDNIQKSAFCSSKSSNDSNNRNREKDYIHDACFNKPLAERALEKSSMTLRIYIDLNDELPSMDDPSSSEFLPETQKAEGNVNFHQESVASSKPDGSLKKVNSDDSFAISAAKNLIAISKDIACLPSLASHCDTLQWFAEVAISSKENSGIPSVEDDDELDLFETMTLELEETKIEDYLNQPKAPECEKGEETGAASLLFTRTRRGRARRRRQRRDFQKDILPGLVSLARNEVTEDLQMIGGLMKASGQSWQSSLTRRASRNGLQAKGRKQSRSVAVAEEEEDIQISTSAVWPNCAELGTQGASIVGWGRTTRRCRRPRCPPSNLPTVPLT